The following proteins are encoded in a genomic region of Phycisphaerales bacterium:
- a CDS encoding aminotransferase class III-fold pyridoxal phosphate-dependent enzyme, which translates to MTRLESQPSPRDLPLAPGLGGHDLATDPAIEGAIDTIVQRVGEHSRAITDVRPPRGEMAASFEEMVKRAEAMKGRPLLYKYIGSGLGNGALVELADGSVKWDMIIGIGVHFFGHSHPEIVRAQARASIEDVAKSGNLMSNFEAYRFGEKLIELAGRNSRLSEAFITTSGAVANESALKICYQKNHPASRVIAFKHCFMGRTVTMAQIGDSAAGRDGIPLTTQVDYMPFWNEKAAEEVGGTTRFIDHCVWRLNQFIERYPKQHACFIFELVQGEGGFNTAPREFFTALMDVCRDKGIAIWDDEIQSFGRTREMFAYETLDLGDYVDVFCVGKMTQACATLWTEEYKPRPGLLSGTFTGSATDFTVGTRMLEMLDDGDYYGENGLIAQHHKAFREQAQAMIDRHPDWFPPALFVNDLIAGEGGMMRFTPFGGDKQKVMAACKACFDEGVVLFWCGHGPYHVRMLPPLGAMKLEDWPRVFEVVERALAKVAG; encoded by the coding sequence ATGACCCGCCTCGAATCGCAGCCATCGCCCCGGGACCTCCCCCTTGCCCCCGGCCTGGGGGGCCATGATCTGGCCACCGACCCGGCCATCGAGGGGGCCATCGACACGATCGTCCAGCGCGTGGGCGAGCACAGCCGGGCCATCACCGATGTTCGCCCGCCCCGCGGCGAGATGGCCGCCAGTTTCGAGGAGATGGTCAAGCGAGCCGAGGCCATGAAGGGCCGGCCCTTGCTCTATAAGTACATCGGCAGCGGACTGGGCAATGGGGCCCTGGTCGAACTGGCCGATGGATCGGTCAAGTGGGACATGATCATCGGCATCGGCGTGCACTTCTTCGGGCACAGCCATCCCGAGATCGTGCGCGCCCAGGCCCGGGCATCGATCGAAGACGTCGCCAAGAGCGGCAACCTGATGAGCAACTTCGAGGCCTACCGCTTCGGCGAGAAGCTGATCGAGTTGGCCGGCCGCAACAGCCGCCTGAGCGAAGCGTTCATCACCACCAGCGGCGCGGTGGCGAACGAAAGCGCCTTGAAGATCTGCTACCAGAAGAACCACCCGGCCAGCCGCGTGATCGCCTTCAAGCACTGCTTCATGGGCCGGACGGTCACGATGGCCCAGATCGGCGACTCCGCCGCGGGTCGGGACGGCATCCCGCTGACCACGCAGGTCGACTACATGCCCTTCTGGAACGAGAAGGCGGCCGAAGAGGTCGGCGGCACGACGCGGTTCATCGATCACTGCGTGTGGCGTCTGAACCAGTTCATCGAGCGCTACCCCAAGCAGCACGCGTGCTTCATCTTCGAGCTCGTGCAGGGCGAGGGTGGCTTCAACACCGCGCCGAGGGAGTTCTTCACCGCCCTGATGGACGTGTGCCGCGACAAGGGCATCGCCATCTGGGACGATGAGATCCAGAGCTTCGGCCGCACGCGCGAGATGTTCGCCTACGAGACACTGGACCTGGGCGACTACGTCGACGTCTTCTGCGTCGGCAAGATGACCCAGGCCTGCGCCACGCTTTGGACCGAGGAGTACAAGCCGCGCCCGGGCCTCTTGAGCGGCACCTTTACCGGCAGCGCGACGGACTTCACCGTGGGCACCCGCATGCTCGAGATGCTCGACGACGGGGACTACTACGGCGAGAACGGCCTGATCGCCCAGCACCATAAGGCGTTCCGCGAGCAGGCCCAGGCCATGATCGACCGGCATCCGGATTGGTTCCCGCCTGCCCTGTTCGTCAACGATCTCATCGCCGGCGAGGGCGGCATGATGCGCTTCACGCCCTTCGGCGGGGATAAGCAAAAGGTCATGGCCGCCTGCAAGGCCTGCTTCGACGAGGGCGTCGTCCTCTTCTGGTGCGGCCACGGCCCATACCACGTCCGCATGCTGCCGCCCCTGGGCGCCATGAAGCTCGAAGACTGGCCGCGGGTGTTCGAGGTGGTGGAGCGGGCGCTGGCGAAGGTCGCGGGCTGA
- a CDS encoding GTPase has protein sequence MPATFAERSTPGIASAVAVFEIRGEGGGDIDAACEALGFTAPEVGKAALRTVPHVDTLLAIRPSDSVLLLTPHGGVQVCRSLARALLDAGLTRTDAEPAWPEAASEVEARMLTALSGVRGERAVAHLLSQPARWASDQDEVPAHIARELARLLHPPLVVATGPANVGKSSLMNALAGRTVARVADRPGVTRDAVAVDLELDGLLVRWLDAPGIDLSDDEVLAEAQALARQAIDAADLVLWCQDAGSAPPRAKGPKIATRADRHPGAAPAWADAAVSTVTSDGLADLTRLVRLHLVSDEALAHPGAWAFWRPGP, from the coding sequence GTGCCCGCCACCTTCGCAGAGCGCTCCACCCCCGGCATCGCCTCGGCCGTCGCCGTGTTCGAGATTCGTGGGGAGGGTGGCGGTGACATCGACGCCGCGTGCGAGGCCCTCGGCTTCACCGCCCCCGAGGTGGGCAAGGCCGCGCTGCGCACGGTGCCACACGTCGACACACTGCTCGCCATCCGTCCCAGCGATTCCGTCCTCCTGCTCACCCCCCACGGCGGCGTGCAGGTCTGCCGATCGCTGGCCCGGGCGTTGCTCGACGCCGGGCTCACACGCACCGACGCCGAGCCCGCGTGGCCCGAGGCCGCCAGCGAGGTCGAGGCCCGCATGCTCACCGCGCTCTCGGGCGTCCGCGGCGAGCGCGCCGTGGCCCACCTGCTGAGCCAGCCGGCGCGCTGGGCGTCCGATCAAGACGAAGTGCCCGCCCACATCGCGCGAGAACTCGCCCGCCTGCTCCACCCGCCGCTGGTCGTCGCCACCGGCCCGGCCAACGTCGGCAAGTCGAGCCTCATGAACGCCCTGGCCGGCCGCACCGTCGCACGCGTGGCCGACCGCCCCGGCGTCACCCGCGACGCCGTCGCGGTGGACCTCGAGCTCGACGGCCTGCTCGTCCGCTGGCTGGACGCCCCTGGGATCGATCTGTCCGATGACGAGGTGCTGGCCGAGGCCCAGGCGCTGGCACGCCAGGCCATCGACGCGGCCGACCTTGTCCTCTGGTGCCAGGACGCGGGCTCGGCTCCGCCCCGGGCCAAAGGCCCGAAGATCGCCACCCGCGCCGACCGCCACCCTGGCGCTGCCCCGGCCTGGGCCGACGCGGCCGTCTCGACCGTTACCAGCGACGGGCTGGCCGACCTCACGCGCCTGGTCCGCCTGCACCTGGTGAGCGACGAGGCGCTGGCCCACCCGGGGGCCTGGGCGTTCTGGCGGCCGGGCCCCTAA
- a CDS encoding ZIP family metal transporter, whose protein sequence is MDHNLLNLLLITFVAAIIADVSMAFGVIPFFFIKNMSQKLTGMFSAAAGGMMAAASLVQLVGEGLDRAPGWQGWEVAAGLGAGAAFYWMAVKWISGNGDFDIANLRKSGGKRALLIVAAMTVHSLPEGVAIGVAFGADFRADGTLPTLGVSIASALAVHNIPEAIAITLALMAAGLSVRACLFWALFTSLPQPLAAPFAAWFIWIFEPLLPFGMGLAAGAMVFLVVDDLIPEALEKASSTAVSVAFVGGVVAMIVLGRLVGL, encoded by the coding sequence ATGGACCACAACCTTCTCAACCTGCTGCTCATCACCTTCGTCGCCGCGATCATCGCCGACGTCAGCATGGCCTTCGGCGTCATCCCCTTCTTCTTCATCAAGAACATGTCCCAGAAGCTCACCGGCATGTTCTCCGCCGCCGCGGGGGGCATGATGGCCGCCGCCAGCTTGGTGCAGCTCGTGGGCGAGGGGCTCGACCGGGCCCCGGGCTGGCAGGGCTGGGAGGTGGCCGCCGGGCTCGGGGCGGGGGCGGCCTTCTACTGGATGGCCGTGAAGTGGATCAGCGGCAACGGCGACTTCGATATTGCCAACTTAAGAAAGTCCGGCGGCAAGCGGGCCCTGCTCATCGTCGCCGCCATGACCGTGCATAGCCTGCCCGAGGGGGTGGCCATCGGCGTGGCCTTCGGGGCCGACTTCCGGGCCGATGGAACCTTACCGACGCTTGGCGTGAGCATCGCCAGCGCGCTGGCCGTGCACAACATCCCCGAGGCCATCGCCATCACGCTCGCGCTCATGGCCGCGGGGCTGAGCGTCAGGGCGTGTCTCTTCTGGGCGCTCTTCACCAGCCTGCCCCAGCCACTGGCCGCCCCCTTCGCCGCGTGGTTCATCTGGATCTTCGAGCCGCTCCTGCCCTTCGGCATGGGCCTGGCCGCGGGGGCGATGGTGTTCCTGGTCGTCGACGACCTCATCCCCGAGGCGCTCGAGAAGGCCAGCAGCACGGCGGTGAGCGTCGCGTTTGTGGGGGGCGTGGTGGCGATGATCGTGCTGGGGAGGCTTGTGGGTCTCTGA